A window of Chryseobacterium sp. IHB B 17019 genomic DNA:
CGCATCATATTGCCCAACGGTAACTTTCAATTGATTTTCCGCTGTCGTATTAACTCCACCAAATCGGAAAGTATTCCATAACACGCGTTTTGGCTGCCATACATTAACATACTTTAGTTGATCTGGAAAAGCCGTTTTATCACCTGCCAGCTTAAAAGCTTTTTCCGCAACCACAGCCGAAGCCGCATGTTGTCCGTGTCCTGCCGCAGCAGTAGGAGGAAAACGACAAATGATCACATCAGGACGGAATTTACGGATTACCCAAACTACATCAGCTGTAATACTGTCTGCATTCCATTGTTTAAAGGTATCGGTGGTATTTTTAGAGAACCCGAAATCAATCGCCCGGGTAAAAAACTGTTGAGCACCGTCTAATTTTCTTGCCTCTAAAAGCTCATGTGTTCTGATTAAACCTAATGCAGCACCTTGTTCTGTCCCTAATAAATTCTGACCACCATCACCTCTGGTTAAAGATAAATAGCCTGTTTCTACATTTTGGTCATTGATTAACCAGGAGAGTAATCCTGTATTTTCATCATCGGGATGAGCCGCAAGGTATAAAACTTTCGGAATATTTTTGAGGGTTTTGAGTTCGCGATAAATTTCAGATGATTTTGTGGGCCGAACCTGTTGAGCCGAACAAAAAACCGCATAAAAGCCAAGGATAAATACAATGAATACTTTTTTGAACATTTGAATTTGCTTTGCGGGGCAAATATAAGTAATTCGTTTTTCTTTCAACCTTAAAAGAAAAAGCACTTAGCTACTCCAAACATTCTATTATATTATTTGTAAAATCTTGTGAAGGTAAAAGACAACCGAAGTAAAGATCAACTATTTCAACTTCGATTCATGTTTAATTATAGATCACTCACTTTTTAAAATAAAGGAAAAGCTAGAACCAAATCCCAATTCACTTTCCACCAAAATTTCGCCACCCTGAGCTTTTATAAATTGCTGACTGATGCTTAGTCCCAAGCCAGTCCCCTCTTTTTTTGAACCAGGAATTTTAAAATATCTGTCAAAAACTTTTTCAATATATTTCTTGTCTATTCCGCATCCATAGTCTTTTACGGAAAATCTTACCCTGTCATTTTCATTTTGGACATCGATCTCAATATCTGAATTTTCATAAGAGTACCGAATGGCATTTGACAATAAATTATTAAGAACCCAGGATGTTTTTTCACTGTCTGCAAGAACTGTGGTAAGCCCTTCTTCTATATTTATTTTAAGTTGAATCTGTTTTTGATCTAATGTTGTTTTATTAGCATTTACGGCATATTCTATGATATTCCGAATGTCTGAGGATTGTATATTAAGTTGGATAGAGCCGCTTTCAAGCTGGGTAATATTTAGTAATTCTCCTGTAATTTTCAAAAGACGGTCAGAATCTTCTTTAATTCCGGTTATCAGATTTTTCTGCTCATCATTAAGATTTCCTATTTTCTCATTTTCAAGAAGCTGGAGCCCCATTTGTATGGATGAAATAGGCGTTTTGAATTCATGGGAAACTGTTCCCAGGAAATTGGTTTTGGCCAAATCAAGCTCTTTAAAAGGGGTGATATTTCTAAGCATTATAACCTTACCGATGAATTGACTTTGTTCTTCTCCCGTCGGAAAAATATTAATGTCTATGATCTCTTTTTCGAAATAACTTTCTTTTCCATCAGCATAAATTTTTATTGTTTTTTTCTCAGAATCCGCAATTTCAGGCTGAATAATTTGCCTGATGACCTCCCGTACCAAATCATTGGTTACAGCAACATCCTGTATCAGTTTTCCTACAAAATTCTCTTTTCTAAGATTTGTAATTTTCAGGGCCTCATCATTTACAAAAAGTACTTTATTATTCTCATCAATTCCTATCACAGGATCATGCATATTGTCGATGAGGGTTTCTACCCTTTTTTTTCCTTTAATGATTTTATCCAGCTTACTCTCTGAGTATTCCTGAAGCTTTTCAGCCATAGTATTAAAGGATCTGGCCAATTCCCCGAATTCGCTGTGACTTTCAAAATGTACTCTTTCCTTATAATTCTGATCCGCGATTTGCCTGATACTCGCCGTAAGCTGCCGAATGGGATCTGCAATGTTGGAGGGCAGATTTACCATTAATATGAAGGCAATCAGGAAACAGAGTGTTCCGGCGACGGATATGACAACAATGGCTTTTTGAGCGGTCGTATCCGCCAGATTGCTTTTATACTGTATAGCCACCATATTCAGACGCATAAGTTCAGCAATATCTTTTCTAAGTGAGGATAAAGCGGTTTTATTTTGCGGTTCCTTTTTTAAAAGTTCAAAATGCTTCGCGACATTTTCTGTAGCTTCTTTTTCACCTATTTCAGTTACGTTATTTTGCTGTTTGACAAGGTGTTGTTTGAAGGTTTGATAGGCAACCGGATCAGTATCAATATCTTCCAAGGCCAACAGCATATTTCTGGAATATTCCAGGGTGTTGTAGTTGGCAACCAGAATATTATGGGTATCTTTTTTTAATTGATTGATGTATAATCCACTGAGAACCGACAATACAATGATCATCAGGAACAAAAGACCTACCCCGATATTAAGTTTAGCTTTAATTTTCATTTACGACAATATTACTAAGTCTAAATTTTCTTTTGACAGCCTGTTCAGAAGTGTATTGAATGTGTCTGTAGCCATAATTATTTTCCAGAGGTTAAGATGTGGTTTCCCGATACAGACGGTGGTGATTTTCCGTGCCTCGCATTGTTCCATGATAGTTTGAGCAACATTTGTCCCTTCTACTTTTATGATTTCTGCTCCCAATTCTGTTGCTAATTTAAAATTATTAATAAGATATCTCTGCTTATCCAATGCGATTTTATCTGCACTTTCTCTGGGAGTCTGCACATAAAGCAAATACCACTGACTGTTGTAGTAATTGGCGAGCCTTGCCGTTTTCCGGATCACATTTTTAGCTGTTTTTTCATTGGAGCTGATACAGGCCAGAAACTTTTCCTTTCTGATATTTTTAATCTGTGAAACTTCGGTTTCCACTTTTCGCTGCACCTGGGAAGCGACTTCCTTCAGGGCAAGCTCCCGAAGCTGAAGGATATTTTCACTCTTGAAAAAATTATTGAGCGCTGCGTTTATTTTTGACTGGTCATAGATTTTCCCCACCTTCAGCCTGTCAATCAATTCTTCCGCCGTAAGGTCGATATTCACCACCTCATCAGCCTGGGCCAATACGCTATCGGGAATTCTTTCCTTTACTTCAATATTGGTAATATTTTTTATATCATCATTAAGGCTTTCGATATGCTGAATATTCACGGCACTGATCACATTAATCCCCGATTCCAGAATCTCCAGAACATCCTGCCATCGTTTTTCATTTTTACTTCCTTCGATATTGGTGTGAGCCAGCTCATCAATAATAACCACTTCCGGACGTAGACTGATCACTGCCTGAACATCCAGGTCATCCAGTTCTTTTCCTTTATAAAATAATTTTCTTCTCGGGATGATTGGCAGCCCTTCCAGTAAAGCCTGGGTTTCTTTTCTGTTGTGAGTTTCTATATAGCCGATTTTCACATCAATTCCATTTGAAAAAAGAGAATGCGCTTCCTGAAGCATACGGTATGTTTTTCCTACACCGGCACTCATCCCGATGTAGATTTTGAATTTTCCCCGCCTTGATTTTTTGATTAAATTAAGGAAGTCCTGTGCAGATTTTCTTTCATCCATAACAGATTATCTGAGTCAAAGTTAATAAATCCCCTACCAAATTTTATGTAAGGGATTCGAATATATATGGAACAATTAAAAATTAACGGCAAGTGATGTTACCGCAGAGAAATTACTTCTCCGGAAATCATTATCTCTATTAATAAAAATATTGTCCTTACTGCTCAGATTCTTAATCTCTGCGCACCAGATAAGATTGGGAAGAATATGATAATCCGCATTCAGGGAATACCCGAAAGTCTGAAAGCCGTGTGGAGTTTCTGTTGTGATGATAACTCCGTTTTTATCACTATAATACTCTCCTCTTGCGGCAAAACTCAGTTTTTCTGTTGGGCTGTATTTTGCAATAATCACCGGGGAATACCAGACGTTGTACTGCTCGCTTCCTTTTGCTTTCTGTTCGGCTCCGATATCGAATCCGGCGGTTAATCCAAACTTATTGGAAAACTGGAAAACACCATACAGATTGTGGAAATAACGCATCTGTCTGATGCTGTCCGGTTTATCGTTTCCGATAAAAGAGCTGCTGTTCAAGGTAATTTTTTCACTTGGCTTATAGGTCAGCTGATGCCCGAAAGCAACGGTTGAATTTCCATCTACGCGCTGAATCCTCTGCCATCCGTTAAGAACCAAACCACTTACAAGCCACTTCCCATTGTTGCTGGTGTAGGAAATTTTAGCCCCACTTTCAAAGTAAGGAGAATTTTCGGCAAGAATGCTTCTTGTCAGAGTCCAGCAGTCTTTGCTTATGGCACTTTCAAAACCAATGTGGGAAGGCATTATTCCTGCATCTATCCACAAATTTTTAGTTTTTGAAATTTTCACACCAACATTGGCTTCATAGATATTTTTCAAAACTCCGGACTCCGCTGCATAATTGGCATTCATATAAGTTCCCGCTGCCAATGCGACATTTGCCCTGAATTTTTCGGTTTCATAGTTGGCTTTTACAAATCCCAGATTCAGATTCACTTCGTTGTTACGGTTGTGGCTGTAAACGAATGAAGGACGAGAATTGTTTTCGGGATTATTTGCATCATACTGATAATATATTTCTG
This region includes:
- a CDS encoding sensor histidine kinase — encoded protein: MKIKAKLNIGVGLLFLMIIVLSVLSGLYINQLKKDTHNILVANYNTLEYSRNMLLALEDIDTDPVAYQTFKQHLVKQQNNVTEIGEKEATENVAKHFELLKKEPQNKTALSSLRKDIAELMRLNMVAIQYKSNLADTTAQKAIVVISVAGTLCFLIAFILMVNLPSNIADPIRQLTASIRQIADQNYKERVHFESHSEFGELARSFNTMAEKLQEYSESKLDKIIKGKKRVETLIDNMHDPVIGIDENNKVLFVNDEALKITNLRKENFVGKLIQDVAVTNDLVREVIRQIIQPEIADSEKKTIKIYADGKESYFEKEIIDINIFPTGEEQSQFIGKVIMLRNITPFKELDLAKTNFLGTVSHEFKTPISSIQMGLQLLENEKIGNLNDEQKNLITGIKEDSDRLLKITGELLNITQLESGSIQLNIQSSDIRNIIEYAVNANKTTLDQKQIQLKINIEEGLTTVLADSEKTSWVLNNLLSNAIRYSYENSDIEIDVQNENDRVRFSVKDYGCGIDKKYIEKVFDRYFKIPGSKKEGTGLGLSISQQFIKAQGGEILVESELGFGSSFSFILKSE
- a CDS encoding histidine kinase gives rise to the protein MDERKSAQDFLNLIKKSRRGKFKIYIGMSAGVGKTYRMLQEAHSLFSNGIDVKIGYIETHNRKETQALLEGLPIIPRRKLFYKGKELDDLDVQAVISLRPEVVIIDELAHTNIEGSKNEKRWQDVLEILESGINVISAVNIQHIESLNDDIKNITNIEVKERIPDSVLAQADEVVNIDLTAEELIDRLKVGKIYDQSKINAALNNFFKSENILQLRELALKEVASQVQRKVETEVSQIKNIRKEKFLACISSNEKTAKNVIRKTARLANYYNSQWYLLYVQTPRESADKIALDKQRYLINNFKLATELGAEIIKVEGTNVAQTIMEQCEARKITTVCIGKPHLNLWKIIMATDTFNTLLNRLSKENLDLVILS
- a CDS encoding porin; the encoded protein is MKPIILTIILMLGTSGLLFAQEETQKPLKISGYAEIYYQYDANNPENNSRPSFVYSHNRNNEVNLNLGFVKANYETEKFRANVALAAGTYMNANYAAESGVLKNIYEANVGVKISKTKNLWIDAGIMPSHIGFESAISKDCWTLTRSILAENSPYFESGAKISYTSNNGKWLVSGLVLNGWQRIQRVDGNSTVAFGHQLTYKPSEKITLNSSSFIGNDKPDSIRQMRYFHNLYGVFQFSNKFGLTAGFDIGAEQKAKGSEQYNVWYSPVIIAKYSPTEKLSFAARGEYYSDKNGVIITTETPHGFQTFGYSLNADYHILPNLIWCAEIKNLSSKDNIFINRDNDFRRSNFSAVTSLAVNF